The following coding sequences are from one Apodemus sylvaticus chromosome X, mApoSyl1.1, whole genome shotgun sequence window:
- the Armcx1 gene encoding armadillo repeat-containing X-linked protein 1 — MGRTREAGCVAAGMVIGAGACYCVYRLTWGKDENEKLWDNEDEEEEEEKGKSCSGKREIGGKTEKELKTSVGVGAGAKPQGYSKAKVEANVGPENGPGVKKEVHPESQSGGGLEAKAKALFKILKEQASAKAGRGIRLPNISRNRTVVSSLPCPGGRGGGCHPGRTGSRARNRTSGKVKRKNRSKSNKAPATTWPVRKGKFNFPYKIDDILSAPDLQKVLNILERTNDPFTQEVALVTLGNNAAYSFNQNAIRELGGVPIIAKLIKTRDPIIREKTYNALNNLSVNSENQGKIKTYISQVCDDTMVCRLDSAVQMAGLRLLTNMTVTNHYQHLLSYSFPDFFALLFLGNHFTKIQTMKLIINFTENPAMTRELVSCKVPSELISLFNKEWDREILLNILTLFENINDNIKSEGLASSRKEFSRSSLFFLFKESGVCVKKIKALANHKDLVVKVKVLKVLTKL; from the coding sequence ATGGGACGCACCCGGGAAGCTGGATGTGTCGCTGCAGGCATGGTCATTGGAGCTGGTGCCTGCTACTGTGTATACAGACTGACCTGGGGAAAAGATGAGAATGAGAAGTTGTGGGATaatgaagatgaggaggaggaagaagagaagggaaagtcTTGTAGTGGCAAACGAGAAATTGGGGGCAAAactgagaaagaacttaagactagtgttggggtgggggcaggagctAAACCTCAAGGTTACTCAAAGGCCAAAGTTGAGGCGAATGTGGGGCCTGAGAATGGTCCAGGTGTAAAGAAGGAAGTGCACCCAGAATCCCAGAGTGGGGGTGGCCTAGAGGCTAAGGCCAAGGCCCTTTTCAAGATCTTAAAGGAACAGGCAAgtgcaaaggcaggcagaggcatAAGGCTTCCTAACATCTCTAGGAATAGGACGGTGGTATCAAGTTTGCCCTGcccaggaggcaggggtggaggcTGCCACCCGGGAAGGACTGGCTCTAGGGCTAGGAACAGGACGAGTGGGAAAGTCAAGAGAAAGAACCGAAGCAAGAGCAACAAGGCTCCAGCCACAACATGGCCTGTACGTAAGGGCAAGTTCAACTTTCCCTATAAAATTGATGATATTCTGAGTGCCCCTGATCTTCAAAAGGTCCTTAACATCCTGGAGAGAACAAATGACCCTTTTACTCAGGAAGTAGCATTGGTCACACTGGGTAACAATGCAGCGTATTCATTTAATCAAAATGCCATCCGTGAATTGGGTGGGGTCCCAATTATTGCAAAACTGATAAAAACAAGAGACCCCATTATTAGGGAAAAGACTTACAATGCTCTTAATAACTTGAGTGTTAATTCTGAAAATCAGGGCAAGATTAAGACTTATATCAGTCAAGTGTGTGACGATACCATGGTTTGTCGCTTGGACTCAGCCGTCCAAATGGCTGGATTAAGGCTCCTAACCAACATGACTGTGACTAATCACTACCAACATTTGCTTTCTTATTCTTTCCCAGATTTCTTTGCTTTGTTATTCCTGGGAAATCACTTCACAAAGATACAGACTATGAAGCTAATTATAAATTTTACTGAAAACCCAGCCATGACAAGAGAGTTGGTCAGTTGTAAAGTACCATCAGAATTGATTTCTCTCTTTAATAAAGAATGGGATAGAGAGATTCTTCTTAACATTCTTACgctctttgaaaatataaatgataacATAAAAAGTGAAGGGCTTGCATCATCCAGGAAAGAATTCAGCAGAAGCTCactctttttcttatttaaagagTCTGGAGTATGTGTGAAGAAAATCAAAGCATTAGCAAATCATAAGGATCTGGTGGTCAAAGTGAAAGTTCTAAAAGTCTTAACCAAGTTATAA